In Akkermansiaceae bacterium, a single genomic region encodes these proteins:
- a CDS encoding thymidylate synthase, producing MKAYLELMKDVLLNGEHRADRTGTGTISVFGRQARYDLREGFPCVTTKKLHLRSIIHELLWFLKGETNTRYLTENGVSIWDEWADENGDLGPVYGKQWRSWPTADGRTVDQIRLLVDGLKGNPHSRRHIVSAWNVGQLNQMALPPCHLLFQFYVHEPVDGGKPGLSCQLYQRSADLFLGVPFNIASYALLTEMVAHVCGFEARDFVHTFGDVHVYQNHLEQAQLQLSREPRKLPKLWINPEVTELDAFTFGDFRLDNYDPHPAIKAPVAV from the coding sequence ATGAAGGCGTATCTGGAACTGATGAAAGACGTCCTGTTGAATGGCGAGCACCGCGCCGACCGGACGGGGACGGGGACCATCTCGGTTTTCGGCAGGCAGGCCAGGTATGACCTCCGCGAGGGCTTCCCCTGCGTGACGACGAAGAAGCTGCATCTGCGCTCCATCATCCATGAGTTGCTGTGGTTCCTGAAAGGGGAGACCAACACCCGCTACCTCACCGAAAACGGCGTCTCCATCTGGGATGAGTGGGCGGATGAGAACGGCGATCTCGGCCCCGTTTATGGCAAGCAATGGCGATCCTGGCCGACCGCCGACGGTCGCACCGTCGATCAAATCCGCCTGCTGGTGGATGGTCTGAAAGGCAACCCGCACTCCCGCCGCCACATCGTCTCCGCGTGGAACGTCGGCCAGCTCAACCAGATGGCCCTGCCGCCCTGCCACCTCCTTTTCCAGTTCTATGTCCATGAACCGGTGGATGGCGGGAAGCCCGGGCTCTCCTGCCAGCTCTACCAGCGGAGTGCGGACCTCTTCCTCGGTGTGCCGTTCAACATCGCCTCCTATGCCCTGCTCACGGAGATGGTCGCGCATGTTTGCGGCTTCGAGGCCCGCGACTTCGTCCATACCTTCGGCGACGTCCACGTCTATCAGAACCATCTGGAACAGGCGCAGCTCCAGCTTTCGCGGGAGCCGCGGAAACTGCCGAAACTCTGGATCAACCCGGAAGTCACGGAGCTGGACGCGTTCACCTTCGGTGATTTCCGGCTGGATAACTACGATCCGCATCCGGCCATCAAGGCCCCGGTCGCGGTCTGA
- a CDS encoding dihydrofolate reductase: MSVQLTAVVAMTADRVIGKDGTLPWHLPEDLKFFKRTTSGYPIVMGRKTYESIGRPLPKRRNIVLTRDRGWSAEGVEVIHAPEDLHSLSGLDGRVFIIGGAEIYRAFTPLLDDWLVSHVGGAYEGDTRLAPFEEEFPVSEIVEAFPEFVVRRWSRLTGPAGAVTRKDASQGSP, encoded by the coding sequence ATGAGCGTGCAACTGACAGCGGTGGTGGCGATGACGGCGGACCGGGTCATCGGAAAGGATGGCACCCTGCCGTGGCATCTGCCGGAGGATCTGAAATTCTTCAAACGCACCACATCCGGGTATCCCATCGTCATGGGCCGGAAAACCTACGAGTCCATTGGCAGGCCCCTGCCGAAGCGGCGGAACATCGTGCTCACCCGCGACCGTGGATGGTCCGCGGAGGGGGTGGAGGTGATCCACGCTCCGGAGGATCTGCATTCGCTTTCCGGGCTGGATGGACGCGTGTTCATCATCGGCGGGGCGGAGATCTACCGCGCCTTCACCCCGCTGCTGGACGACTGGCTGGTGAGCCATGTTGGCGGAGCGTACGAAGGGGACACGAGGCTTGCACCATTCGAGGAGGAGTTTCCCGTTTCGGAAATCGTGGAGGCTTTCCCGGAGTTCGTGGTGCGGCGCTGGAGCCGCCTCACTGGTCCCGCGGGGGCAGTGACCAGAAAGGATGCTTCTCAAGGTAGTCCCTGA
- a CDS encoding RDD family protein yields MEIWLIKDGEKAGPFHDYEIRRRIGTGDLEASSPAWHEGLPAWTTLSEIALFREEFIEKPLPEEPPVQPEPPPLPPSPPVIPGKPRIVRRFWARWLDIYLYVGLWWFLMWLTGRNIESLATSPVVAMTRLIPWFVIEILLIHRFATTPGKWLLGLKVTNLDGSHLTLGQSTRRALRVYFVGIGFAIPYVLPFCMVLSAYTAKRIGAPVWDHVGKHGVNPKPLIPWKIAAVVVTYAGVLLLQFLVLSPVMTKFMMRDLNTEEGKPLRDYLEKHPFWSLPPRDQ; encoded by the coding sequence ATGGAAATCTGGCTCATCAAGGACGGCGAGAAAGCAGGGCCGTTCCACGACTACGAGATCCGCCGCAGGATCGGCACCGGAGATCTGGAGGCTTCCAGCCCCGCATGGCATGAGGGACTGCCCGCCTGGACCACCCTTTCCGAGATCGCCTTGTTCCGGGAGGAGTTCATCGAAAAGCCGTTGCCGGAAGAACCACCGGTGCAGCCCGAACCGCCGCCCCTGCCGCCATCCCCACCGGTGATTCCGGGAAAACCCCGCATCGTGCGGCGGTTCTGGGCACGCTGGCTCGACATCTACCTCTATGTCGGCCTGTGGTGGTTCCTGATGTGGCTCACCGGCAGGAACATCGAGTCCCTGGCCACAAGTCCGGTGGTGGCGATGACACGCCTCATCCCCTGGTTCGTGATCGAGATCCTGCTGATCCACCGTTTCGCAACGACCCCGGGCAAATGGCTGCTGGGGCTGAAGGTGACCAACCTGGACGGCTCCCACCTGACGCTCGGCCAGTCCACCCGCCGCGCGCTCCGCGTCTATTTCGTCGGCATCGGCTTCGCCATTCCCTACGTCCTGCCTTTCTGCATGGTCCTCAGCGCGTACACGGCAAAGCGGATCGGCGCACCGGTCTGGGACCATGTGGGGAAACACGGCGTGAACCCGAAGCCGCTCATCCCATGGAAAATCGCCGCGGTGGTGGTCACTTACGCCGGGGTGCTGCTGCTCCAGTTTCTGGTCCTCAGCCCTGTCATGACCAAGTTCATGATGCGGGATCTGAACACGGAGGAAGGGAAGCCGCTCAGGGACTACCTTGAGAAGCATCCTTTCTGGTCACTGCCCCCGCGGGACCAGTGA
- a CDS encoding ABC transporter permease: MLSSFTLISLVGVMLGVLVLVVVMAVYSGLERDVKERLLGFSPHVLLRHADLGVPDGPMADWSAVAEKAKELPFVESAEGYVEDYVLLDIGSWQKPVKFYGVDTSEQSQIEGLTKMLDTEDFPKSSADMGLDDRVVVSSTLINGFRESGMDVGIGSKIKLYSARNFEQVMKAYKATDRPPVREEHPEEWNEIEKAFSTGWKEQGDKLTFPYQLLQETYGVLDGLRSSEIREQEAALISDIMIALDPAEPNEAAGIYTLPAEAKATITGKLEALRTSDPEKMNNEAFKNLKTIVMPKEAEIIGVYKSSQMANTPDVFAPLHLAQSLAGLKSGVQGISLRLTNADLSEEAALEASRALGPDWYISTWGDQYESFFLLINQQRAMMYFALSFIVLVSAFSMMAVMFTVTIQKRREIGVMKALGAAPSQIIRVFLYQGMILGVFGSLLGVILGRVVIHFRGEIQSALRTLGFDPFSANFTGFGVLPAHNNPVEQAMFALMGFVLCSLAALVPAFFAARSDAAKSLRNL; encoded by the coding sequence ATGCTTTCTTCCTTCACGCTCATCTCGCTGGTCGGCGTGATGCTCGGTGTGCTGGTGCTCGTCGTGGTCATGGCCGTCTATTCCGGCCTGGAGCGCGATGTGAAGGAACGCCTGCTCGGATTCTCCCCTCACGTGCTTTTGAGGCACGCCGATCTCGGAGTCCCGGACGGCCCGATGGCGGACTGGAGCGCCGTCGCGGAAAAAGCGAAGGAGCTTCCATTCGTCGAATCCGCCGAAGGCTACGTGGAAGACTACGTCCTGCTGGACATCGGATCCTGGCAGAAGCCGGTCAAATTCTACGGAGTGGACACCTCCGAGCAGTCCCAGATCGAGGGACTCACCAAAATGCTGGATACGGAGGATTTTCCGAAATCCTCCGCCGACATGGGCCTGGATGACCGTGTCGTCGTTTCATCGACGCTGATCAATGGTTTCCGCGAAAGCGGCATGGATGTCGGCATCGGCAGCAAGATCAAGCTCTACTCCGCCCGCAACTTCGAGCAGGTGATGAAGGCCTACAAGGCCACCGACCGTCCACCGGTGCGCGAAGAGCACCCGGAGGAATGGAATGAGATCGAGAAAGCATTCTCCACCGGCTGGAAAGAGCAGGGGGACAAGCTGACCTTTCCCTACCAGCTTCTCCAGGAGACCTATGGCGTGCTGGACGGCCTCCGTTCGTCGGAGATCCGCGAGCAGGAAGCGGCCCTCATCTCCGACATCATGATCGCCCTGGACCCGGCGGAGCCAAATGAGGCGGCCGGGATCTACACCCTCCCGGCGGAAGCGAAGGCCACCATCACCGGGAAACTGGAAGCGCTCAGAACCTCGGATCCGGAGAAGATGAACAACGAGGCCTTCAAGAATCTGAAGACCATCGTGATGCCGAAAGAGGCGGAGATCATCGGTGTCTACAAGTCCTCCCAGATGGCGAATACTCCGGACGTCTTTGCCCCCCTCCACCTCGCGCAGTCTCTGGCCGGCCTGAAAAGCGGTGTCCAGGGCATCTCCCTCCGGCTGACCAACGCCGATCTTTCCGAAGAGGCGGCGCTGGAAGCCTCCCGGGCTCTGGGGCCTGATTGGTATATCAGCACCTGGGGTGACCAGTATGAGAGTTTCTTTCTCCTGATCAACCAGCAGCGGGCGATGATGTATTTCGCGCTCAGCTTCATCGTGTTGGTTTCCGCATTCTCGATGATGGCGGTGATGTTCACCGTGACCATCCAGAAGCGCCGTGAGATCGGGGTGATGAAAGCACTGGGAGCCGCCCCCTCACAGATCATCCGGGTGTTCCTCTACCAAGGCATGATCCTCGGAGTCTTCGGCTCGCTTCTGGGAGTCATCCTCGGCCGGGTGGTCATCCATTTCCGAGGGGAAATCCAGTCCGCGCTGCGCACCTTGGGCTTCGACCCTTTCTCGGCGAACTTCACCGGCTTCGGCGTCCTGCCCGCCCACAACAACCCGGTGGAGCAGGCGATGTTCGCGCTGATGGGCTTCGTGCTTTGTTCGCTCGCCGCGCTGGTGCCCGCCTTCTTCGCCGCCCGCAGCGACGCGGCCAAATCCCTGCGCAACCTCTGA
- a CDS encoding ParB/RepB/Spo0J family partition protein, with amino-acid sequence MAKQALGKGLGALIKKQAGAPAAENPAASADDAKRVRDVPLDQIVPSPLQPRTVFVESPLDDLVESIRQHGIIQPLIVRVVDGKYELIAGERRWRASKKLGLATAPIIEREASDRDVLEMALIENLQREGLNPMEEATGYVRLAKEFSLKQEEIAARVGKSRASVANAMRLLDLHKDVQSLVAQARLSVGHAKAILAIKDQDSQLLASDQILKRQLTVRAAEKLAQSFLAGESAPSGDPKKPAAPTPRETDIHIRAISNRLREAFATHVAIHHTPKKGRIEIEYYGDDDLQRILELLGLPEGE; translated from the coding sequence ATGGCGAAACAGGCACTCGGAAAAGGACTCGGCGCTCTCATCAAGAAGCAGGCCGGCGCTCCGGCAGCGGAGAACCCCGCAGCCTCCGCGGACGATGCGAAGCGGGTGCGTGACGTGCCGCTGGACCAGATCGTCCCCAGCCCGCTGCAGCCGCGCACCGTTTTCGTGGAATCCCCGCTGGATGACCTGGTGGAGTCCATCCGCCAACACGGCATCATCCAGCCGCTCATCGTCCGCGTGGTGGATGGGAAATACGAACTCATCGCCGGTGAGCGCCGCTGGCGCGCCTCGAAAAAGCTCGGCCTCGCCACCGCCCCCATCATCGAGCGCGAGGCTTCCGACCGCGATGTGCTGGAGATGGCCCTCATCGAGAACCTCCAGCGCGAGGGACTCAACCCGATGGAGGAGGCCACCGGCTATGTCCGTCTGGCCAAGGAATTCTCACTGAAGCAGGAAGAGATCGCCGCCCGTGTGGGCAAGTCCCGCGCCAGCGTGGCGAACGCGATGCGCCTGCTGGACCTGCACAAGGACGTGCAGTCCCTCGTCGCGCAGGCCCGCCTTTCCGTCGGCCATGCGAAGGCCATCCTCGCCATCAAGGACCAGGACAGCCAGCTCCTGGCGTCCGACCAGATCCTGAAACGCCAGCTCACCGTCCGCGCGGCGGAAAAGCTCGCCCAGTCCTTCCTCGCCGGGGAGTCCGCTCCGTCCGGTGACCCGAAGAAACCGGCGGCCCCCACACCGCGCGAAACGGACATCCACATCCGTGCGATCTCCAACCGCCTGCGCGAGGCCTTCGCCACCCACGTGGCGATCCACCACACGCCGAAGAAAGGACGCATCGAGATAGAGTACTACGGCGACGACGATCTCCAGCGGATCCTGGAACTGCTCGGTCTGCCGGAGGGTGAGTAG
- a CDS encoding SET domain-containing protein-lysine N-methyltransferase: protein MAKKKTNGTVRDNNDSHRKLLELWNRGQSKLCEVRDSDIHGRGVYASTFIPKETRIIEYIGELIGKDESEKRALKQHEKSVESGDAAVYIFTLSKNYDIDGNVPWNTARLINHSCNPNCEAWIVGRKIFIYSLRDIQKGEELSFDYGFDIECYEDHLCRCGSAECIGYIVARAQWPDLRKRLEEKVGRA, encoded by the coding sequence ATGGCCAAAAAGAAAACCAACGGTACCGTAAGGGATAACAACGACTCCCACAGGAAACTCCTCGAACTATGGAACCGGGGGCAGAGCAAGCTCTGTGAGGTACGGGATTCGGACATCCACGGGCGTGGGGTCTATGCCTCAACCTTCATCCCGAAAGAGACCCGCATCATCGAATACATCGGGGAACTCATCGGAAAGGACGAGAGCGAGAAGCGCGCGCTGAAACAGCACGAGAAGTCCGTCGAGTCCGGGGATGCGGCGGTCTATATCTTCACCTTGTCGAAGAACTACGACATCGATGGCAACGTCCCGTGGAACACCGCCCGCCTCATCAACCACTCCTGCAATCCCAACTGCGAGGCATGGATCGTCGGCCGGAAGATTTTCATCTACTCCCTGCGCGACATCCAGAAAGGCGAGGAACTCAGCTTCGACTACGGCTTTGACATCGAGTGCTATGAGGACCACCTGTGCCGCTGCGGCTCAGCCGAGTGCATCGGTTACATCGTGGCCCGCGCCCAGTGGCCGGACCTGCGGAAGCGGCTGGAAGAAAAGGTGGGCAGGGCGTAG
- a CDS encoding MGMT family protein, which translates to MLEKRKPTDFEMLVYEIVRKVPRGTVTTYGHVTRRLGRGTARSVGTALSKNPFAPEVPCHRVVRADGSLGGFDGHTSGPRLQDKRKMLEEEGVSFLSNGRVAPGCIRDAC; encoded by the coding sequence ATGTTAGAGAAGCGCAAGCCGACGGATTTCGAAATGTTGGTCTATGAAATCGTGCGAAAAGTCCCGCGTGGAACCGTCACCACCTACGGCCATGTCACCCGGCGGCTGGGCCGCGGAACCGCCCGGTCCGTGGGCACCGCTCTTTCAAAAAACCCGTTCGCCCCGGAGGTGCCCTGCCATCGGGTGGTGAGGGCGGACGGCAGCCTGGGTGGGTTCGACGGTCACACCTCCGGCCCGCGGTTGCAGGACAAGAGGAAGATGCTGGAGGAGGAAGGTGTTTCGTTCCTGTCAAACGGCCGTGTGGCTCCCGGCTGCATCCGGGATGCCTGCTAG
- a CDS encoding Rrf2 family transcriptional regulator gives MKISQKLEYACRALAQLAKVHDGRSLTRLEEMAQREAVSGNFLVQILNDLRRAGLVDSRRGKAGGYLLARPADAISLRQIVEAVDPSVLQCGVSTEGESGAAVRLAWENVSVNLRASLDKISLESMVSGQGAPMFYI, from the coding sequence ATGAAGATCTCGCAGAAATTGGAATACGCATGCAGGGCCCTCGCCCAGCTCGCGAAGGTCCATGACGGGAGGAGTCTTACACGGCTTGAGGAAATGGCGCAACGGGAAGCCGTATCGGGAAATTTCCTCGTGCAGATCCTCAATGACCTCCGCCGTGCCGGACTGGTGGACAGCCGCCGCGGAAAAGCGGGCGGATACCTCCTTGCCCGGCCCGCCGACGCAATTTCCCTGCGCCAGATCGTGGAAGCGGTCGATCCCTCCGTCCTGCAATGCGGGGTCTCCACCGAGGGGGAATCCGGAGCGGCCGTGCGCCTGGCATGGGAGAACGTCTCGGTGAACCTGCGAGCCTCCCTGGACAAGATCTCGCTGGAAAGCATGGTCTCCGGGCAGGGCGCGCCGATGTTCTACATCTGA
- the cysE gene encoding serine O-acetyltransferase, with protein MSESQHIGGPPASTIGVNDLWESLRSEAAVIRESEPHLAHLLEDVIISRESMGAALGARLSRRLAREDMPRQSMEPMLTEVFEKHPLTVCAASRDLLAMFERDPACFSPLEPLLFFKGFLALSTYRVSHQLWLDGRRWLALYLQSLASEAFAVDIHPAASIGSGILLDHATSFVVGETAIIEDDVSILHEVTLGGTGKQTGARHPIVRSGVLIGAGAKILGRVEIGTGAKIGAGSVVLNDVPPHKTVAGVPAVVVGQAREENPAIEMNQRLDCMNGYGI; from the coding sequence ATGAGCGAATCCCAACACATCGGCGGTCCACCCGCCAGCACGATCGGTGTCAATGATCTATGGGAGTCCCTCCGGTCCGAAGCGGCGGTCATCCGGGAGAGTGAGCCGCACCTCGCCCACCTGCTGGAGGACGTCATCATTTCCCGCGAGAGCATGGGGGCGGCCCTGGGTGCCCGGCTTTCCCGCAGGCTGGCCCGCGAGGACATGCCGCGGCAGAGCATGGAGCCGATGCTGACGGAGGTGTTCGAGAAACATCCGCTCACCGTGTGCGCCGCCTCGCGGGATCTGCTGGCCATGTTCGAGCGGGATCCCGCGTGCTTCTCACCGCTGGAACCGCTGCTTTTCTTCAAGGGCTTCCTCGCCCTCAGCACCTACCGGGTGTCCCACCAGCTTTGGCTGGACGGGCGGCGCTGGCTCGCGCTCTACCTCCAGAGCCTGGCGAGCGAGGCCTTCGCCGTGGACATCCACCCGGCCGCCAGCATCGGCAGTGGCATCCTGCTGGACCATGCGACCTCCTTCGTCGTCGGTGAAACGGCGATCATCGAGGATGACGTTTCCATCCTCCATGAGGTGACGCTGGGCGGCACCGGTAAGCAGACCGGGGCACGCCATCCCATCGTCCGTTCCGGAGTGCTCATCGGTGCGGGGGCCAAGATCCTCGGCCGCGTGGAAATCGGGACCGGGGCGAAGATCGGTGCCGGCAGTGTGGTCCTGAACGACGTGCCTCCCCACAAAACCGTCGCCGGTGTTCCGGCGGTGGTCGTCGGCCAGGCGCGTGAGGAGAACCCCGCCATCGAGATGAACCAGCGGCTCGACTGCATGAACGGATACGGAATCTGA
- a CDS encoding sugar phosphate isomerase/epimerase has protein sequence MHRRSFLKTTAAAAIAAPFANAATTAAEGAKMKVGFDNFSIRALGLKAGALIDYAAEQKVDCLLLSDLDVYENHTDAYLEDLRKKAADLNIALYAGTGGICPTAHRFSDKWGTAEEHLKLTIRVAKALGSPVARCYQGFADDRRSPGGIKARNKDTLAVLKNVRSFAIDHGVKIAIENHAGDMQSYELRDLIEEAGRDFVGCTIDSGNAAWALEDPMENLEVLGPYTVCSGIRNNIIWEDGDGAQVAWTSIGEGQTDMKAYAKRFAELAPGAPFILEIISGINRPFTYLKPEFWNGYESISARGFAKFLALAKQGKAIPPFKPEGDKKAAEQAYQKAELERSIAWCRENL, from the coding sequence ATGCACCGCCGTTCTTTCCTGAAGACCACCGCCGCAGCAGCCATCGCCGCACCTTTCGCCAATGCCGCCACGACGGCTGCCGAAGGAGCGAAGATGAAAGTCGGCTTCGATAATTTCTCGATCCGCGCGCTGGGACTGAAAGCCGGAGCGCTCATCGACTACGCGGCGGAGCAGAAAGTGGATTGCCTGCTGCTTTCCGACCTGGATGTGTATGAGAACCACACCGACGCTTACCTCGAGGACCTGCGGAAAAAGGCGGCGGACCTGAACATCGCGCTCTACGCCGGGACCGGCGGCATCTGTCCCACCGCGCACCGTTTCTCCGACAAGTGGGGCACGGCGGAGGAACATCTGAAGCTGACCATCCGCGTGGCGAAGGCGCTCGGTTCACCGGTGGCGCGTTGCTACCAGGGCTTCGCCGATGACCGCAGGAGTCCCGGCGGCATCAAGGCGCGGAACAAGGACACGCTGGCGGTGCTGAAGAACGTCCGCAGCTTCGCCATCGACCACGGGGTGAAGATCGCCATCGAGAACCACGCGGGGGACATGCAGTCGTATGAACTGCGCGACCTCATCGAGGAAGCGGGCCGTGACTTCGTCGGCTGCACCATCGACAGCGGCAACGCCGCATGGGCGCTGGAAGATCCCATGGAGAATCTGGAAGTGCTGGGACCCTACACCGTCTGCTCCGGCATCCGGAACAACATCATCTGGGAGGATGGCGACGGCGCGCAGGTCGCGTGGACGTCCATCGGCGAAGGGCAGACGGACATGAAGGCGTATGCGAAGCGATTCGCGGAACTGGCTCCCGGCGCGCCTTTCATCCTGGAGATCATCAGCGGGATCAACCGCCCCTTCACCTACCTGAAGCCGGAGTTCTGGAACGGCTACGAGAGCATCTCCGCGCGGGGCTTCGCGAAGTTCCTGGCTCTGGCGAAACAAGGGAAAGCCATCCCACCTTTCAAACCGGAGGGAGACAAGAAGGCGGCGGAGCAGGCCTACCAAAAAGCGGAGCTGGAAAGGAGCATCGCCTGGTGCCGGGAGAATCTGTGA
- a CDS encoding HAD family hydrolase, with the protein MRIAIVHYHLSPGGVTTIIRAACRGLSTAGVRHVVLCGNAPAEDLPARLVPDLAYLRTSARPAESLLEEMRDAAEEALGGPPDVWHFHNHSLGKNILMPRVVSLLAEAGDRLVLQLHDLVEDGRPGNHPLVAEQPWLYPLSPRVLYAFINGADHRRFLSAGMPEENTILLPNPIPGAAATLPAPKEKPPLILYPTRAIRRKNLGELLLLSMFAPEDTRFAITRAPEDPAARAIYDHWKWLAEEMELPVQFEVVDRTTPDGESDASYASWIEASSHFITTSVAEGFGMIFPEAAALGKPVIGRELETHPRSGGSPIYQNILVPGEWMPPGALRRHLSRHLGETHRLYSRTLAPEDTDAAMAALLHDGHVDFGNLPETLQREVLMRLRDDASLRPIIGEKPPDEWMRDALAQPPAPYTGQGIPDGEYDRELISCYASLSGRPAGGVGHVDPERVLDAYLSPENFHFLRTSIAKIRAVIFDIYGTLLIAPPGAVRHDPAFDPVLREILSAAGHDLGDSPTTVLHAAVHRHHAASGHAHPEIDLAQVWQEVLGTTEDVTDLITAVENAWHPCEPMPRARETLLRLSAEGVTLGVLSNAQANTLPALDGTLGAVTPLLAPELTVLSYQHGIAKPSPELFQLLARRLEARGISPAETLFVGNDPRQDILPAQAAGFRTALFAGHPGSIRPGECTPDLTLRSLSEIPSATSSF; encoded by the coding sequence ATGCGCATCGCCATCGTCCACTACCACCTCTCTCCCGGCGGGGTCACGACCATCATCCGCGCGGCGTGCCGCGGATTATCTACGGCGGGGGTGCGCCATGTGGTGCTATGCGGCAACGCGCCTGCGGAGGATCTTCCGGCACGGCTCGTTCCGGATCTTGCCTATCTCCGGACCAGTGCGCGCCCGGCGGAGTCACTGCTGGAGGAGATGCGGGATGCGGCGGAGGAGGCACTCGGCGGGCCGCCGGATGTCTGGCATTTCCACAACCACTCGCTGGGCAAAAACATCCTGATGCCCCGGGTGGTGTCCCTGTTGGCGGAGGCGGGAGACAGGCTGGTTCTGCAACTCCATGATCTGGTGGAGGACGGGCGACCGGGGAACCATCCGCTGGTGGCGGAGCAGCCGTGGCTTTATCCACTGTCACCACGCGTCCTGTATGCGTTCATCAACGGAGCCGATCATCGGCGGTTCCTATCCGCCGGAATGCCGGAGGAAAACACGATCCTTCTTCCGAACCCCATTCCCGGAGCGGCGGCCACCCTCCCTGCCCCAAAGGAAAAACCACCGCTCATCCTTTATCCCACGCGGGCGATCCGGCGGAAGAACCTGGGGGAGCTGCTGCTGCTGTCCATGTTCGCACCGGAGGACACCCGCTTCGCCATCACACGGGCCCCGGAAGATCCCGCCGCGCGCGCCATCTACGATCACTGGAAATGGCTGGCGGAGGAAATGGAGCTGCCCGTCCAGTTCGAGGTCGTGGACCGCACCACTCCGGATGGGGAAAGCGATGCTTCCTACGCCTCATGGATCGAGGCTTCCAGCCACTTCATCACGACCTCCGTGGCGGAGGGATTCGGCATGATCTTTCCCGAGGCCGCCGCACTCGGGAAGCCGGTCATCGGGAGGGAACTCGAAACCCATCCGCGGTCCGGCGGCAGTCCGATCTATCAGAACATCCTGGTACCTGGGGAATGGATGCCTCCTGGAGCGCTGCGACGGCATCTTTCCCGTCACCTCGGTGAGACCCACCGGCTCTACAGCCGCACGCTCGCCCCGGAAGATACTGACGCCGCCATGGCGGCATTGCTCCATGACGGGCATGTGGATTTCGGCAACCTGCCGGAGACCCTGCAACGGGAAGTCCTCATGCGCCTGCGTGATGATGCATCGCTCCGTCCCATCATCGGTGAGAAGCCCCCCGACGAATGGATGCGGGACGCGCTGGCACAGCCGCCTGCTCCCTACACGGGTCAGGGCATTCCGGACGGAGAGTACGACAGGGAACTCATCTCATGCTACGCATCGCTGTCCGGGCGTCCGGCAGGTGGCGTGGGGCATGTCGATCCGGAGCGAGTGCTGGACGCCTACCTTTCACCGGAGAATTTCCATTTCCTCCGCACATCCATCGCGAAAATCCGCGCGGTCATCTTCGACATCTACGGCACGCTGCTCATCGCCCCGCCTGGAGCGGTAAGGCATGATCCGGCGTTCGATCCGGTGTTGCGGGAAATCCTTTCCGCAGCCGGGCATGATCTCGGGGATTCACCCACGACCGTGCTGCATGCGGCCGTCCACCGCCACCATGCGGCGTCCGGGCATGCCCATCCGGAAATCGATCTGGCGCAGGTCTGGCAGGAAGTGCTGGGCACCACGGAGGATGTGACAGATCTCATCACGGCGGTGGAGAATGCATGGCATCCGTGCGAGCCGATGCCCCGTGCGCGGGAAACGCTGCTGCGTCTTTCCGCAGAGGGCGTGACGCTCGGCGTGCTGTCGAATGCCCAGGCGAACACGCTGCCCGCCCTGGACGGCACGCTCGGCGCGGTCACCCCTCTGCTGGCCCCGGAGCTGACCGTCCTGTCCTACCAACATGGCATCGCAAAGCCATCCCCGGAGCTGTTCCAACTGCTGGCGCGGAGGCTGGAGGCGCGCGGCATTTCCCCGGCGGAGACGCTTTTCGTCGGGAACGATCCGCGGCAGGACATCCTGCCCGCGCAGGCGGCGGGATTCCGCACCGCGCTCTTCGCCGGCCATCCCGGTTCCATCCGTCCCGGGGAGTGCACGCCGGATCTCACACTTCGGAGCTTGTCCGAAATTCCGTCCGCGACATCATCTTTCTAG
- a CDS encoding GNAT family N-acetyltransferase, translating into MEPITLRPLGGADLPAAAELLGFLNPSTPCGTLRERLATILAEHPHYRLTGAFSGERLVGLTGAWIATKVWCGKYLEVDNLVVHPDARAAKIGTRLIENLEATARAEGCEILVLDSYTSNHPSHRLYHRLGFEIWGFHFVKPLNPT; encoded by the coding sequence ATGGAACCCATCACCCTGCGGCCCCTGGGCGGCGCGGATCTGCCCGCCGCAGCGGAGTTGCTGGGTTTCCTCAATCCATCCACCCCTTGCGGGACACTGCGGGAACGCCTTGCCACCATCCTCGCGGAGCATCCGCACTACCGGCTGACGGGCGCGTTTTCCGGTGAACGGCTGGTGGGGCTGACCGGTGCGTGGATCGCCACCAAGGTCTGGTGTGGCAAGTATCTGGAGGTGGACAACCTGGTGGTCCACCCGGACGCGCGTGCCGCAAAGATCGGCACGCGCCTGATCGAAAATCTGGAAGCGACCGCCCGGGCGGAGGGTTGTGAAATCCTGGTGCTGGACAGCTACACATCGAACCATCCGTCCCACCGGCTCTACCATCGTCTGGGATTCGAGATCTGGGGATTCCATTTCGTGAAGCCGCTCAATCCTACCTAG